A window of Syngnathus typhle isolate RoL2023-S1 ecotype Sweden linkage group LG9, RoL_Styp_1.0, whole genome shotgun sequence genomic DNA:
CTATCTTTCTCCttgtttccttttctttttgccaTTCTCCTAATAGCGATTATGATTCACGTTTAGTTGGATCGGTGTGGAACTAATCCGCCCAGGACCTGCAGAATCGGTACCAATAACACGATCCTCTCGAGATGGAGATCATGTGAAAACAAAGTGCGGTTAGCTGTAGTCCTTACCTGTCATCAACAACTGTTGCTCGTAGCCTGAATTAAGGAGAGCCAAGAACGGGTTGGCGACATCATGTCCTCTCCCATCGCTGGGCGTCCGGGCTCGTCCTCAGACTTTTTGGCCCGCTGGATCCCGAGCAGCACCAAGGCTGGTGTGATTCTGGACCCCGGCTCTCTACGATACGACTCCCCAATGTCCTCAGAGCCGGAGGACTTTGCCCCAATGACCGCTTCGGTGGACAGCAGCTGCCTGGGCGTGCCTGGGGGAGACATGGAGGCTGACAGGCCGGAGGAGACGTCCGACGGCTCGCAGGTTTCCGTTATGATGAAGCTGGACCAGGTAGTCATAATATTAAGTGCACAATTCGATGAAGGTTGTGGAAGAGTGTTTTATCTGTGCATACACATACAAATTGTCAGAATGTTTCAAGATTGTTCAAAAGTTTTTACACAGTTGCCAAATAAACCTTGAATAAGATCTGCATTTACTCCTGCAGCTGAGGAGATGGCAGCAGCACTTGCAGGAGCAGCTCAAAGTGGACCAGCTGGACCAGCTCCTTCGCCTTCAAGAAGAGCAGCAGCAGAGGGCTCTGGGAGTTTCAGGCTCCAGTCCTGAGCACAACCACTCGAGTCAACACCGGGGACTCCAAAAGAACCACCGCCAAGAGGGAGAAGCACACGCGCGGCTCCAAAACGACATCGAAAGGCACAACGAAGAAGGTGAGAGGTTTTTCTATTCATTCTGTTTGCAAGCTTTGTGGACGTGTTCTGAGACTTTCACTTATCTATCTGAGATGTAACCCTCACAGTAACGAAGGCTTCACTGTACAAAAAGTGACGGAAGTAACCCAGAGTGTAGTTTTGTGTCCCGCAGACCCAAAgcctgatgatgatgacctccCCAAACCAAGCACAAATAGCCACAACACTCAGAACGGCGAAAGAAAAGATCATCACATGCCACGAGACAGGTAAGATGATAGtggttttcttttgttctttttcagaACGTGTGTGTCTGCTTGTCTATTTGTTGCGTGCATTTGTGTCGGTATATCTTTGTCTGCATGTGTCCATTTGTGTCCGTCTCTAGGCCGATCCAGACAGGCAAGCAGACGTTTGAGGAGTTGTTGGAGGAGCAGCTGAAGTTGGAGGAGCAGAGGTTGAATTATACCCAGCAACCGCAGGTCAGACAAGTGTTCCTATTGAGACAAAGGTCATCTGTCAGATATTACAAAGTGGAACATTGTGATGGAAGTGGAAATACGTCTCGCTATTTTGACAGAATCCAGAAGGAGGCCAGTCGGCGGCGCCCCCGAAAAGGACTTTTCTGAGGCGAGGCCAGGGCTTGTCTCGATTTACCAACAAGGGATCTCTTCCCAAAAAGGACTCAAACAAGGCTCGCAAACAGTCAAGCCAGGCCAGAGTCGTTGCCCACAACGACTGTGAGAAAGCGACGGTCCAGCGGCTTCCCGTCCAACGCAAAACCGCCACTTTGATCACAGAGAACCGCCCGAGAGAAGAAAGGGTCGAGATTAAAGAAACGCGGAGCAAATTGTTGGAATGCCACCAGAGACAAAACACAGGCGGGGAGGTGAGAAGAAACAAGGTGGCGGAGGACAGTCGCCCTGCAACAAAGCAGGCTGGCGTGCAGGCGGAGTCGCCCGACGTCCCGGGAGAATCGCCAGATACGTCATTGATGGAAAAGCGACGTTGGGAGTGCAAGCGCAATCTGGAGAGCATGGAGCTGGGCGAGTTCGAGCTACTGGAGCAAGCTGCAGAAGAGTTCTCCTTCTCATCTAACTCCTCCTTCGTCACCAAGGTGACAATTGGTGCCCATTTGGACTTTCTGGGTTCTAATTgtcgtgtttgtgtttttgggaCCCGCAGATTCTGGAGATGGACCGCGAGAAGCGGAAGCTTCTTGGTGTGGCTGGGCTTCACCACAGACGACTCTCATCCACACCCATCAAGTCACCAGCGGCCAGAGAGCAAAAGCACAGCCCCGAAATTAACGTGGCGACGAGCCATGACAACGATGAAATGGAGGTGGAGGACTCTTCATCAAAGGCCAAGACTGATCTTAAAGTGCCCGAAAGGGCAGTCGCGCCGTCCGGTTCCTCCGGCTGCAATGACTTCCCCGCCCCGTCGGAGCTGCCATACGACAAGCGCTCTTACCAGGATGACAACGACGACGAGAGCGAAGACACGCTCAGCAGCATCGGCAACAACGATGACGACGAAAGCGACTGCTCCACGCTGGAGGACGACAAAGACGCGGCAGCGGGCCAAGTCATTTTTGACGACGACAACACGTGGAACGAAATGGACGACACAGCGGTCGGCGTCGAACCCGTTCCCACGGAAGCGACCCATCCGGAGTCACATGCTGCCACtactctgcctcctcctccaaaaCTCATGATGAAACTGTTCCCTGCGCTCAAGCCAAAGACTCAAAATGCATTGCTTCCTCCGCCTGAAGTTACCTCACCTTCCCCACCTGAAAAGGCAGACAACAAGGAAGGTGAGCAGCTCGCGCATTGAGAAGAAGCACAACAGTGGACAATAAAAGTGTGTGTCTTTGCTATAAAAGCGCCGCAGATACAGTCCACACAGTTGAGGGAGCGACTGGTGGAGCTGGAGATCGAAATTGAGCGGTTCAAGAAGGAGAACGCGGCGCTGGCCAAGCTCAAACAGGAGAACGAGAGGAACCGGGACAACCTCAGGTTGTGGGATCACCACGTCCCCCTATCCTTGTGGCTCTATTAACACTTTGGGGTTTCCAGGAAGGAGCGGCTGGCGTGGGAGCAgcagcgagctgagcagttgGCTCAATTTGAGGAGTACAAGAAGGAAGAAAGCGGCAAGCTCCTGCGAGAACGCAAACTTTTTGAGAAACACGCTTCGGCCGCTCGAGCAGTGCCCGACAAAAAGGAACGTGAGGAAATACAGGTACACATGAATTTAACCATTGGATGCAAAAGTGTTGGtgagccaataaaaaaaaaaagtcaaccggTGCCTTCGGAGTTGTGTGTTGTTCCGAAAAAACTGAATTGAACGTCATGTCATTTTGTACCTTGAGGCTCTGAAGCAGCAGCTCAGTTCCCTCCAGGAGGATCTGAGGAAGAAGGAGAGTCGCTGGTCAGCCACTCATCAGCGCCTCCGCCAGCAGATCGAATCGTTCCGCCAGGAGAACAACGAGCTGAAAGACGAGGTTAATGCCAGAGCACCCTCAAAAAGCTTTTCCGAATCTTAGGCTTGATTCTGTCTTTTAAAAGTGCTTCTCAATCTTATCTCTTGAGGTGCGCATGCTGGAAAAACTTCGTCTGAGCACCTTGAAGAACTCCGTAGACGCTGGAAAAAACGTCAAACGTGCGCCTTCAGTTAGCAAAGGAGTCACATTTGCCGTGAGTGCCATGTCCATTAGGAAAAGTTACGATGAAGCACCTGAATCGTGCAAAATACGTTTTATTCCCCCTCCTTCAGGATCCCCTGGACTCTCGGAGTGTCAGCCCTTCACACGGCAGCACTGCAGCGCCCCCCAGAGGCAGCGTCACTGAACATGCGGGTAAAGGTGAAGGTGCCTTGAAAAGACTCGAATGTTCTGACCATAATTGTGGAAAGCGTAATGGTGGCCCTGACGATATTGTATCCCAACAGGAATGAAGAGCAGCTTGAAAAAGCCAGCCGAatccacctcctcctcatcacATGAAGAAATATCAGAGGAAAAGCAAATGACTGCCAAAGAGAAATCTCCAAATGAACAACATTCTGAGAGCTCCTCGCCCGTAAGAGATGGGACTCTGAAAGTCTCGGGTTTTTTGATTTGTAAACTTCAAGCTAATAATGATACTTTGTGATTCCTTCAGATTGTAAGCGAGTCAAATGAAGAAGAGAGAAGTGAGGATCGGTTCTGTGAATCTGTTCTGGAAGTGATCACTCATCCGGACGGCAAGGTAAGACAAAACCTGACTGGCACACTACGGATTCACAACAAAGAGACAAAGCAGCAATAATCGTACGACTAATTTATGACTGGCTGTGTTTCAGGTGGAGAAGGTCCTAGCTGGTGGCGATCGTGTCATCGTGTACCCCAATGGGACCACAAAGGAGGTGTCATGTGACGGCGTGACAGTCAAAGTGACTTTCTTCAATGGTGACACCAAAGAAGTGATGGCTGACCACAGGGTGGTGAGTGCAGCCCACTTGGGACACCTGACTGACATCTAGTTTGAGCTCCTGAACAAGTTGTCCTCCCGTCCCCAGTTGTACTACTACGCTAACACCAGGACGACACACGTCACGTATCCTGacggcttggaggtcctgcacTTCCCTAACAACCAGACAGGTCAGCCCATCATCAGAAAATAATACTGTATATGGTTTTCTAGCTCGATTATGTTCAAGGTGGCATCCATTTTGGCTTTGCAGAGAAACACTTCCCGGACGGCCGTAAGGAAATCACATTTGCAGACCAGACCGTGAAAGTTCTCTTCCCAGACGGCAGTGAGGAGAGTGTCATGATGGACGGAACAGTCGTACAACTCAAAACGTACCACAAAATTCCTGATTGATCAGAAAACATATAAAAATGATAACATTAGACGCTGTAAAACCTTGACTTTACCTATGCATGTTAAATTATAATTCCTTTTAAAAGACTTGATTATTGTGTAAGTGATACTTTATTTCCACGCATTGAAAATGTATTCATGTCTAATTGCGACTCTTCCTGTAAAATTCGACATATATTTAGATCAAAGTGAAAACTAGGCAAAGCGTGCACTTTGGCCACTTATGACGTCTCGGTGGTCAACAGGGACGGCACCAAGGAGATCCATTTCAACACGGGACAGAAGGAGGTGCACACGGCTGACTACAAAAGGCGAGAGTACCCCGACGGCACGGTCAAGACCGTCTACGCCGACGGACGGCAGGAGACGCGATATCCCGGAGGACGACTACGCGTCAAAGACAAGCACGGAAACGTGTTGACGGACGAGCGGCGCTAAACGCGCCACGCGTATTGACCTCGATCAAAACCAGTCGCAAGGAAGCTTTCTATTTATTACCTCCGGTTTGGAAACCCGCCTCGAAGCGTTACAGCTATGGTGATAAGAAAAAATGTTCCCTCGGCACTATGCGGACTTCTAAAATGTGTGACTCTAAAATTGCCAAAAAGCAAAAGccattatttttgtatttgtacatttgtatttctctttgttttaaaCAATTACCATAAATGAATCCTGCTTGCTTACTTGATgtgtacaaaaacaaaagctaGAATAAACTGACGAACAACACACTTTAATAACTTTGACATTGAAATAAACAAAGTGGCAACTTAAAAGGACTCGTGAGAACAAGAGTCAAACTACTTTTTCCCTTGGCGAACGCATGACAGCTTGAAggtaaaacataaagcaaaccaTGTATGGTGGACCTTCAGTCAAGTTGTGCCAAGCCGCTGGCCAGCAGAGGCAAGAAAACTGCCAGTCCCTCCTGGTTGAACAGCAACACGGACGGCTCAGTGGACGTGTCATCATACTGGATGGATAGACAAGGCAGTTTCTTATTAACACTCAAGCAGATGAACATAAAACAACATACCTCCATTTAACACTATCTCCCTTTAATCACCTTATCCCACAAAAATAAGATTTCCAAATGGCTACATTATTAAAACGATTCCAAATTTGAGCCTCTGATGAACTAGAGTGGGCCCACTCCGGTTCCTTCCCATCAAATTGTGACTCGACGGCCGCGAAATGCAAAACGGCCTACCTGAAATTCCGCTAGGATGTCTCCGTGCAGCAGGTCGATCATGGCCTGTGTGGCCTTGACACTCCACTCCGGGCAGTAGGGCAGCACCTGGCCCTCCGTTTGTATGCTGGGAGCCTTGAAGCCCGCCACGCGCACCTTCAACGCCTGCAACGGGAAGCGCAGCAGCTCGGCCGGCATCTGCCGCAACCTGGAGTGAAAAACGGAAATTGGCTGAGCCCACTGTCGGCCGAGGGCGTCGCGGTGCGATCGTACAAGTTGCTGGGCACGGTGTCGTTGGAGCCAAAGTCCACGTGTTGGATGAGGATCCGGACT
This region includes:
- the cenpj gene encoding centromere protein J isoform X1, with protein sequence MSSPIAGRPGSSSDFLARWIPSSTKAGVILDPGSLRYDSPMSSEPEDFAPMTASVDSSCLGVPGGDMEADRPEETSDGSQVSVMMKLDQLRRWQQHLQEQLKVDQLDQLLRLQEEQQQRALGVSGSSPEHNHSSQHRGLQKNHRQEGEAHARLQNDIERHNEEVLCPADPKPDDDDLPKPSTNSHNTQNGERKDHHMPRDRPIQTGKQTFEELLEEQLKLEEQRLNYTQQPQNPEGGQSAAPPKRTFLRRGQGLSRFTNKGSLPKKDSNKARKQSSQARVVAHNDCEKATVQRLPVQRKTATLITENRPREERVEIKETRSKLLECHQRQNTGGEVRRNKVAEDSRPATKQAGVQAESPDVPGESPDTSLMEKRRWECKRNLESMELGEFELLEQAAEEFSFSSNSSFVTKILEMDREKRKLLGVAGLHHRRLSSTPIKSPAAREQKHSPEINVATSHDNDEMEVEDSSSKAKTDLKVPERAVAPSGSSGCNDFPAPSELPYDKRSYQDDNDDESEDTLSSIGNNDDDESDCSTLEDDKDAAAGQVIFDDDNTWNEMDDTAVGVEPVPTEATHPESHAATTLPPPPKLMMKLFPALKPKTQNALLPPPEVTSPSPPEKADNKEAPQIQSTQLRERLVELEIEIERFKKENAALAKLKQENERNRDNLRKERLAWEQQRAEQLAQFEEYKKEESGKLLRERKLFEKHASAARAVPDKKEREEIQALKQQLSSLQEDLRKKESRWSATHQRLRQQIESFRQENNELKDEVRMLEKLRLSTLKNSVDAGKNVKRAPSVSKGVTFADPLDSRSVSPSHGSTAAPPRGSVTEHAGKGEGMKSSLKKPAESTSSSSHEEISEEKQMTAKEKSPNEQHSESSSPIVSESNEEERSEDRFCESVLEVITHPDGKVEKVLAGGDRVIVYPNGTTKEVSCDGVTVKVTFFNGDTKEVMADHRVLYYYANTRTTHVTYPDGLEVLHFPNNQTEKHFPDGRKEITFADQTVKVLFPDGSEESVMMDGTVVQLKTDGTKEIHFNTGQKEVHTADYKRREYPDGTVKTVYADGRQETRYPGGRLRVKDKHGNVLTDERR
- the cenpj gene encoding centromere protein J isoform X4; amino-acid sequence: MSSPIAGRPGSSSDFLARWIPSSTKAGVILDPGSLRYDSPMSSEPEDFAPMTASVDSSCLGVPGGDMEADRPEETSDGSQVSVMMKLDQLRRWQQHLQEQLKVDQLDQLLRLQEEQQQRALGVSGSSPEHNHSSQHRGLQKNHRQEGEAHARLQNDIERHNEEDPKPDDDDLPKPSTNSHNTQNGERKDHHMPRDRPIQTGKQTFEELLEEQLKLEEQRLNYTQQPQNPEGGQSAAPPKRTFLRRGQGLSRFTNKGSLPKKDSNKARKQSSQARVVAHNDCEKATVQRLPVQRKTATLITENRPREERVEIKETRSKLLECHQRQNTGGEVRRNKVAEDSRPATKQAGVQAESPDVPGESPDTSLMEKRRWECKRNLESMELGEFELLEQAAEEFSFSSNSSFVTKILEMDREKRKLLGVAGLHHRRLSSTPIKSPAAREQKHSPEINVATSHDNDEMEVEDSSSKAKTDLKVPERAVAPSGSSGCNDFPAPSELPYDKRSYQDDNDDESEDTLSSIGNNDDDESDCSTLEDDKDAAAGQVIFDDDNTWNEMDDTAVGVEPVPTEATHPESHAATTLPPPPKLMMKLFPALKPKTQNALLPPPEVTSPSPPEKADNKEAPQIQSTQLRERLVELEIEIERFKKENAALAKLKQENERNRDNLRKERLAWEQQRAEQLAQFEEYKKEESGKLLRERKLFEKHASAARAVPDKKEREEIQALKQQLSSLQEDLRKKESRWSATHQRLRQQIESFRQENNELKDEVRMLEKLRLSTLKNSVDAGKNVKRAPSVSKGVTFADPLDSRSVSPSHGSTAAPPRGSVTEHAGKGEGMKSSLKKPAESTSSSSHEEISEEKQMTAKEKSPNEQHSESSSPIVSESNEEERSEDRFCESVLEVITHPDGKVEKVLAGGDRVIVYPNGTTKEVSCDGVTVKVTFFNGDTKEVMADHRVLYYYANTRTTHVTYPDGLEVLHFPNNQTEKHFPDGRKEITFADQTVKVLFPDGSEESVMMDGTVVQLKTDGTKEIHFNTGQKEVHTADYKRREYPDGTVKTVYADGRQETRYPGGRLRVKDKHGNVLTDERR
- the cenpj gene encoding centromere protein J isoform X2, which gives rise to MSSPIAGRPGSSSDFLARWIPSSTKAGVILDPGSLRYDSPMSSEPEDFAPMTASVDSSCLGVPGGDMEADRPEETSDGSQVSVMMKLDQLRRWQQHLQEQLKVDQLDQLLRLQEEQQQRALGVSGSSPEHNHSSQHRGLQKNHRQEGEAHARLQNDIERHNEEVLCPADPKPDDDDLPKPSTNSHNTQNGERKDHHMPRDRPIQTGKQTFEELLEEQLKLEEQRLNYTQQPQNPEGGQSAAPPKRTFLRRGQGLSRFTNKGSLPKKDSNKARKQSSQARVVAHNDCEKATVQRLPVQRKTATLITENRPREERVEIKETRSKLLECHQRQNTGGEVRRNKVAEDSRPATKQAGVQAESPDVPGESPDTSLMEKRRWECKRNLESMELGEFELLEQAAEEFSFSSNSSFVTKILEMDREKRKLLGVAGLHHRRLSSTPIKSPAAREQKHSPEINVATSHDNDEMEVEDSSSKAKTDLKVPERAVAPSGSSGCNDFPAPSELPYDKRSYQDDNDDESEDTLSSIGNNDDDESDCSTLEDDKDAAAGQVIFDDDNTWNEMDDTAVGVEPVPTEATHPESHAATTLPPPPKLMMKLFPALKPKTQNALLPPPEVTSPSPPEKADNKEAPQIQSTQLRERLVELEIEIERFKKENAALAKLKQENERNRDNLRKERLAWEQQRAEQLAQFEEYKKEESGKLLRERKLFEKHASAARAVPDKKEREEIQALKQQLSSLQEDLRKKESRWSATHQRLRQQIESFRQENNELKDEVRMLEKLRLSTLKNSVDAGKNVKRAPSVSKGVTFADPLDSRSVSPSHGSTAAPPRGSVTEHAGKGMKSSLKKPAESTSSSSHEEISEEKQMTAKEKSPNEQHSESSSPIVSESNEEERSEDRFCESVLEVITHPDGKVEKVLAGGDRVIVYPNGTTKEVSCDGVTVKVTFFNGDTKEVMADHRVLYYYANTRTTHVTYPDGLEVLHFPNNQTEKHFPDGRKEITFADQTVKVLFPDGSEESVMMDGTVVQLKTDGTKEIHFNTGQKEVHTADYKRREYPDGTVKTVYADGRQETRYPGGRLRVKDKHGNVLTDERR
- the cenpj gene encoding centromere protein J isoform X3, which encodes MSSPIAGRPGSSSDFLARWIPSSTKAGVILDPGSLRYDSPMSSEPEDFAPMTASVDSSCLGVPGGDMEADRPEETSDGSQVSVMMKLDQLRRWQQHLQEQLKVDQLDQLLRLQEEQQQRALGVSGSSPEHNHSSQHRGLQKNHRQEGEAHARLQNDIERHNEEVLCPADPKPDDDDLPKPSTNSHNTQNGERKDHHMPRDRPIQTGKQTFEELLEEQLKLEEQRLNYTQQPQNPEGGQSAAPPKRTFLRRGQGLSRFTNKGSLPKKDSNKARKQSSQARVVAHNDCEKATVQRLPVQRKTATLITENRPREERVEIKETRSKLLECHQRQNTGGEVRRNKVAEDSRPATKQAGVQAESPDVPGESPDTSLMEKRRWECKRNLESMELGEFELLEQAAEEFSFSSNSSFVTKILEMDREKRKLLGVAGLHHRRLSSTPIKSPAAREQKHSPEINVATSHDNDEMEVEDSSSKAKTDLKVPERAVAPSGSSGCNDFPAPSELPYDKRSYQDDNDDESEDTLSSIGNNDDDESDCSTLEDDKDAAAGQVIFDDDNTWNEMDDTAVGVEPVPTEATHPESHAATTLPPPPKLMMKLFPALKPKTQNALLPPPEVTSPSPPEKADNKEAPQIQSTQLRERLVELEIEIERFKKENAALAKLKQENERNRDNLRKERLAWEQQRAEQLAQFEEYKKEESGKLLRERKLFEKHASAARAVPDKKEREEIQALKQQLSSLQEDLRKKESRWSATHQRLRQQIESFRQENNELKDEVRMLEKLRLSTLKNSVDAGKNVKRAPSVSKGVTFADPLDSRSVSPSHGSTAAPPRGSVTEHAGMKSSLKKPAESTSSSSHEEISEEKQMTAKEKSPNEQHSESSSPIVSESNEEERSEDRFCESVLEVITHPDGKVEKVLAGGDRVIVYPNGTTKEVSCDGVTVKVTFFNGDTKEVMADHRVLYYYANTRTTHVTYPDGLEVLHFPNNQTEKHFPDGRKEITFADQTVKVLFPDGSEESVMMDGTVVQLKTDGTKEIHFNTGQKEVHTADYKRREYPDGTVKTVYADGRQETRYPGGRLRVKDKHGNVLTDERR
- the cenpj gene encoding centromere protein J isoform X5; this translates as MSSPIAGRPGSSSDFLARWIPSSTKAGVILDPGSLRYDSPMSSEPEDFAPMTASVDSSCLGVPGGDMEADRPEETSDGSQVSVMMKLDQLRRWQQHLQEQLKVDQLDQLLRLQEEQQQRALGVSGSSPEHNHSSQHRGLQKNHRQEGEAHARLQNDIERHNEEDPKPDDDDLPKPSTNSHNTQNGERKDHHMPRDRPIQTGKQTFEELLEEQLKLEEQRLNYTQQPQNPEGGQSAAPPKRTFLRRGQGLSRFTNKGSLPKKDSNKARKQSSQARVVAHNDCEKATVQRLPVQRKTATLITENRPREERVEIKETRSKLLECHQRQNTGGEVRRNKVAEDSRPATKQAGVQAESPDVPGESPDTSLMEKRRWECKRNLESMELGEFELLEQAAEEFSFSSNSSFVTKILEMDREKRKLLGVAGLHHRRLSSTPIKSPAAREQKHSPEINVATSHDNDEMEVEDSSSKAKTDLKVPERAVAPSGSSGCNDFPAPSELPYDKRSYQDDNDDESEDTLSSIGNNDDDESDCSTLEDDKDAAAGQVIFDDDNTWNEMDDTAVGVEPVPTEATHPESHAATTLPPPPKLMMKLFPALKPKTQNALLPPPEVTSPSPPEKADNKEAPQIQSTQLRERLVELEIEIERFKKENAALAKLKQENERNRDNLRKERLAWEQQRAEQLAQFEEYKKEESGKLLRERKLFEKHASAARAVPDKKEREEIQALKQQLSSLQEDLRKKESRWSATHQRLRQQIESFRQENNELKDEVRMLEKLRLSTLKNSVDAGKNVKRAPSVSKGVTFADPLDSRSVSPSHGSTAAPPRGSVTEHAGKGMKSSLKKPAESTSSSSHEEISEEKQMTAKEKSPNEQHSESSSPIVSESNEEERSEDRFCESVLEVITHPDGKVEKVLAGGDRVIVYPNGTTKEVSCDGVTVKVTFFNGDTKEVMADHRVLYYYANTRTTHVTYPDGLEVLHFPNNQTEKHFPDGRKEITFADQTVKVLFPDGSEESVMMDGTVVQLKTDGTKEIHFNTGQKEVHTADYKRREYPDGTVKTVYADGRQETRYPGGRLRVKDKHGNVLTDERR